In Lycium ferocissimum isolate CSIRO_LF1 chromosome 11, AGI_CSIRO_Lferr_CH_V1, whole genome shotgun sequence, a single genomic region encodes these proteins:
- the LOC132036053 gene encoding uncharacterized protein LOC132036053 isoform X3, whose product MAHLHEDFSIGALPAYDQLVALVMVFDVSDLSSFDALKDLVSRTDIHTFEILLCIGNKVDLLPGHSAHVEYRRHLLKKADSSGSPLLDSGISEAEGSSLLGDDSSSSSDIKNSYLDWCLEHNIEYVEACGSNADFDKCLSVDGDSQGAERLFGALSAYMWPGMILKSGDKITEPSLPDQQELSDEEESDYELEYEILSAGSADPWDDTDIGWVSANAPEGSVPNGKSEIELIRDEMQASSSTSQLEGESDRKEMPRGDTADGDSEDDKGTAYDFENLEQLMSEIGNVRDSLRLMPDFQRKEMAANLAMKMAAMFGDSSGDEGGFD is encoded by the exons ATGGCCCATCTTCATGAGGATTTTTCCATTGGAGCCCTGCCAGCATACGATCAGCTTGTTGCATTGGTGATGGTCTTTGACGTTAGTGAT CTCTCATCTTTTGATGCGCTGAAAGATTTAGTCTCCCGCACGGACATCCATACGTTTGAGATTTTGTTATGCATTGGAAACAAAGTGGACCTTCTTCCTGGTCATTCAGCTCATGTTGAATATAGACGGCACCTGTTGAAAAAAGCAGACTCGTCTGGCAGCCCTCTATTGGATTCTGGAATTTCTGAAGCAGAAGGAAGCAGCTTATTAGGAGAtgattcatcatcatcatctgaTATTAAGAATTCCTACTTGGATTGGTGCCTCGAACACAACATAGAATATGTTGAAGCCTGTGGATCAAATGCTGATTTTGACAAAT GTCTTTCTGTGGATGGTGATTCTCAGGGCGCCGAACGGCTCTTTGGAGCACTTTCAGCTTATATGTGGCCTGGAATGATCTTGAAGTCTGGTGATAAGATTACCGAGCCTTCATTACCCGACCAACAAG AATTGTCAGATGAAGAAGAATCTGATTACGAACTTGAATATGAAATCCTATCTGCTGGCTCAGCTGATCCGTGGGATGACACGGATATAGGATGGGTATCTGCAAATGCTCCCGAGGGATCGGTTCCCAATGGAAAGAGTGAAATTGAGTTAATTCGAGATGAAATGCAAGCTTCATCATCTACATCTCAATTGGAAGGAGAAAGTGACAGAAAAGAAATGCCTAGAGGAGATACAGCTGATGGTGATTCAGAGGATGATAAAGGAACAGCATATGACTTTGAGAATTTGGAACAGTTAATGTCTGAGATTGGGAATGTCCGAGACAGCTTAAGGTTAATGCCGGACTTCCAAAGGAAGGAAATGGCTGCAAATTTGGCAATGAAAATGGCTGCCATGTTTGGTGATAGCAGTGGAGATGAAGGAGGATTTGATTGA
- the LOC132036053 gene encoding uncharacterized protein LOC132036053 isoform X1 has translation MDQQQQMDAPTFNSKSVEKKPGILILGSPNVGKRTLLSRLLSVDSEDAFDSSSNILSYPWTINTKYYNADVSVWMAHLHEDFSIGALPAYDQLVALVMVFDVSDLSSFDALKDLVSRTDIHTFEILLCIGNKVDLLPGHSAHVEYRRHLLKKADSSGSPLLDSGISEAEGSSLLGDDSSSSSDIKNSYLDWCLEHNIEYVEACGSNADFDKCLSVDGDSQGAERLFGALSAYMWPGMILKSGDKITEPSLPDQQELSDEEESDYELEYEILSAGSADPWDDTDIGWVSANAPEGSVPNGKSEIELIRDEMQASSSTSQLEGESDRKEMPRGDTADGDSEDDKGTAYDFENLEQLMSEIGNVRDSLRLMPDFQRKEMAANLAMKMAAMFGDSSGDEGGFD, from the exons GACTACTTTCAGTAGATTCTGAAGATGCCTTCGATTCATCTTCTAACATTCTATCCTATCC GTGGACAATCAACACCAAGTATTATAATGCTGATGTTTCTGTTTGGATGGCCCATCTTCATGAGGATTTTTCCATTGGAGCCCTGCCAGCATACGATCAGCTTGTTGCATTGGTGATGGTCTTTGACGTTAGTGAT CTCTCATCTTTTGATGCGCTGAAAGATTTAGTCTCCCGCACGGACATCCATACGTTTGAGATTTTGTTATGCATTGGAAACAAAGTGGACCTTCTTCCTGGTCATTCAGCTCATGTTGAATATAGACGGCACCTGTTGAAAAAAGCAGACTCGTCTGGCAGCCCTCTATTGGATTCTGGAATTTCTGAAGCAGAAGGAAGCAGCTTATTAGGAGAtgattcatcatcatcatctgaTATTAAGAATTCCTACTTGGATTGGTGCCTCGAACACAACATAGAATATGTTGAAGCCTGTGGATCAAATGCTGATTTTGACAAAT GTCTTTCTGTGGATGGTGATTCTCAGGGCGCCGAACGGCTCTTTGGAGCACTTTCAGCTTATATGTGGCCTGGAATGATCTTGAAGTCTGGTGATAAGATTACCGAGCCTTCATTACCCGACCAACAAG AATTGTCAGATGAAGAAGAATCTGATTACGAACTTGAATATGAAATCCTATCTGCTGGCTCAGCTGATCCGTGGGATGACACGGATATAGGATGGGTATCTGCAAATGCTCCCGAGGGATCGGTTCCCAATGGAAAGAGTGAAATTGAGTTAATTCGAGATGAAATGCAAGCTTCATCATCTACATCTCAATTGGAAGGAGAAAGTGACAGAAAAGAAATGCCTAGAGGAGATACAGCTGATGGTGATTCAGAGGATGATAAAGGAACAGCATATGACTTTGAGAATTTGGAACAGTTAATGTCTGAGATTGGGAATGTCCGAGACAGCTTAAGGTTAATGCCGGACTTCCAAAGGAAGGAAATGGCTGCAAATTTGGCAATGAAAATGGCTGCCATGTTTGGTGATAGCAGTGGAGATGAAGGAGGATTTGATTGA
- the LOC132036053 gene encoding uncharacterized protein LOC132036053 isoform X2 → MPSIHLLTFYPIRKLTKWTINTKYYNADVSVWMAHLHEDFSIGALPAYDQLVALVMVFDVSDLSSFDALKDLVSRTDIHTFEILLCIGNKVDLLPGHSAHVEYRRHLLKKADSSGSPLLDSGISEAEGSSLLGDDSSSSSDIKNSYLDWCLEHNIEYVEACGSNADFDKCLSVDGDSQGAERLFGALSAYMWPGMILKSGDKITEPSLPDQQELSDEEESDYELEYEILSAGSADPWDDTDIGWVSANAPEGSVPNGKSEIELIRDEMQASSSTSQLEGESDRKEMPRGDTADGDSEDDKGTAYDFENLEQLMSEIGNVRDSLRLMPDFQRKEMAANLAMKMAAMFGDSSGDEGGFD, encoded by the exons ATGCCTTCGATTCATCTTCTAACATTCTATCCTATCCGTAAGTTGACAAA GTGGACAATCAACACCAAGTATTATAATGCTGATGTTTCTGTTTGGATGGCCCATCTTCATGAGGATTTTTCCATTGGAGCCCTGCCAGCATACGATCAGCTTGTTGCATTGGTGATGGTCTTTGACGTTAGTGAT CTCTCATCTTTTGATGCGCTGAAAGATTTAGTCTCCCGCACGGACATCCATACGTTTGAGATTTTGTTATGCATTGGAAACAAAGTGGACCTTCTTCCTGGTCATTCAGCTCATGTTGAATATAGACGGCACCTGTTGAAAAAAGCAGACTCGTCTGGCAGCCCTCTATTGGATTCTGGAATTTCTGAAGCAGAAGGAAGCAGCTTATTAGGAGAtgattcatcatcatcatctgaTATTAAGAATTCCTACTTGGATTGGTGCCTCGAACACAACATAGAATATGTTGAAGCCTGTGGATCAAATGCTGATTTTGACAAAT GTCTTTCTGTGGATGGTGATTCTCAGGGCGCCGAACGGCTCTTTGGAGCACTTTCAGCTTATATGTGGCCTGGAATGATCTTGAAGTCTGGTGATAAGATTACCGAGCCTTCATTACCCGACCAACAAG AATTGTCAGATGAAGAAGAATCTGATTACGAACTTGAATATGAAATCCTATCTGCTGGCTCAGCTGATCCGTGGGATGACACGGATATAGGATGGGTATCTGCAAATGCTCCCGAGGGATCGGTTCCCAATGGAAAGAGTGAAATTGAGTTAATTCGAGATGAAATGCAAGCTTCATCATCTACATCTCAATTGGAAGGAGAAAGTGACAGAAAAGAAATGCCTAGAGGAGATACAGCTGATGGTGATTCAGAGGATGATAAAGGAACAGCATATGACTTTGAGAATTTGGAACAGTTAATGTCTGAGATTGGGAATGTCCGAGACAGCTTAAGGTTAATGCCGGACTTCCAAAGGAAGGAAATGGCTGCAAATTTGGCAATGAAAATGGCTGCCATGTTTGGTGATAGCAGTGGAGATGAAGGAGGATTTGATTGA